The following are encoded together in the Anoplopoma fimbria isolate UVic2021 breed Golden Eagle Sablefish chromosome 9, Afim_UVic_2022, whole genome shotgun sequence genome:
- the LOC129096046 gene encoding E3 ubiquitin-protein ligase TRIM21-like, translated as MAAANYHSSEDQFLCSICLDVFTDPVTIPCGHNFCKHCINEHWNTSDQNLCPMCKKVFISRPELHVNTFISEMVVQFRQSAQQKTSSSSSEQQESKPGEVPCDVCTGTKLKALKSCLVCLVSYCETHLEPHLTMTGLKRHQLIDPVENLEARMCTKHDKPLELFCKTDQTCVCMLCSVLDHKTHEFVPLKEEYEGKKVKLEKTEAEIQQMIQKRRLKIQEIKHSVDLSEEDAERKIAEGVQVFTALKESVERSQANLIDTIKAKHKTKENQAEAFIRELEQEISELMKKSNEVKQLAHTEDHLHLLQSVQTLDIHHPPPSKDWTKVSIRSSYEPTVVNAVSQLEETLSKKIKTLVEAELKRVQKYEVDVTFDPDTANPYLILSDDEKQVRCGKVPQHLPDNPQRFSLHACVLGKQNISSEKLYYEVQVKRKSDWYLGVARESINRKGEINLRPQNGYWTIMLRNGNEYNAFAGPPVSLALKSRPQKVGVFVDYEEGLVSFYDVDAAALIYSFTDCSFNEKLIPYFGPGLNNGGKNSAPLIITPVVVN; from the coding sequence ATGGCTGCTGCAAACTATCACTCATCtgaagatcagtttctgtgctccatctgtctggatgtgttcactgatccagtcaccataccatgtggacacaacttctgcaaACATTGCATCAATGAACACTGGAATACTAGTGACCAGAACCTGTGTCCAATGTGTAAAAAGGTTTTCATCTCAAGACCCGAACTGCACGTCAACACTTTCATCTCTGAGATGGTTGTtcagttcagacagtcagctcaacagaaaaccagcagcagcagctcagagcaacaagagtccaaaccaggagaagttccctgtgacgtctgcactggaaccaaactgaaggccctgaagtcctgcctggtgtgtctggtctcctactgtgagactcacctggagcctcatctGACAATGACAGGCCTGAAGagacatcagctgatcgacCCTGTGGAGAACCTTGAAGCCAGGATGTGTACGAAGCACGATAAACCTCtggagctgttctgtaagaccgaccagacatgtgtctgcatgctctgcagtgttttagaTCATAAGACGCACGagtttgttcctctgaaagaagaatatgaaggaaagaaggtCAAACTGGAGAAAACAGAGGCTGAAATTCagcagatgatccagaagagacgactgaagattcaggagatcaaacactcagtcgacctcagtgaggaagatgcAGAAAGAAAGATAGCAGAAGGTGTTCAGGTCTTCACTGCTCTGAAGGAGTCTGTTGAGAGAAGCCAGGCCAATCTCATCGACACGATCAAAGCgaagcacaaaacaaaagaaaaccaggCCGAAGCTTTCATCAGagagctggaacaggaaatctCTGAGCTGATGAAGAAAAGCAATGAGGTGAAGCAGCTCGCCCACActgaagaccacctccaccttctccagAGTGTACAGACCTTAGACatccaccacccaccacccagCAAGGACTGGACAAAGGTCAGCATCCGTTCATCATATGAGCCGACTGTGGTGAACGCTGTGTCTCAGCTGGAGGAGACACTcagtaaaaagataaagacgCTGGTTGAAGCTGAGCTGAAGAGGGTCCAGAAGTATGAAGTGGATGTGACTTTTGATCCTGATACAGCTAATCCTtatctcatcctgtctgatgatgAAAAACAAGTACGTTGTGGTAAGGTACCGCAACATCTCCCAGATAATCCACAGAGATTTTCTCTTCATGCCTGTGTTTTAGGAAAACAGAATATCTCTTCAGAAAAATTGTACTACGAGGTTCAAGTTAAAAGAAAGTCTGATTGGTATTTAGGAGTGGCCAGAGAGTCAATCAACAGGAAGGGAGAAATTAATCTTAGACCTCAGAATGGTTACTGGACTATAATGTTGAGAAATGGAAATGAGTACAACGCTTTTGCTGGCCCTCCAGTCAGTCTCGCTCTAAAGTCTCGGCCTCagaaggtgggggtgtttgtggattatgaggagggtctggtctccttttatgacgtagatgctgcagctcttatctaCTCCTTCACTGACTGCTCCTTCAATGAGAAACTCATCCCTTACTTCGGTCCCGGTCTTAATAATGGTGGTAAAAACTCTGCACCTCTGATCATCACTCCTGTCGTAGTAAACTAA
- the LOC129095333 gene encoding mitochondrial import receptor subunit TOM20 homolog, whose translation LCVSVAGRRKQKAVKERAGMAKLPDLKDAEAVQKFFLEEIQLGEELLAQGDYEKGVDHLTNAIAVCGQPQQLLQVLQQTLPPPVFQMLLTKLPSISQRIVSAQSLSEDDIE comes from the exons ctttgtgtttctgtcgcAGGGCGGAGAAAGCAGAAGGCAGTCAAAGAGAGGGCAGGCATGGCAAAG CTCCCCGACCTGAAGGACGCTGAGGCGGTGCAGAAGTTCTTCCTGGAGGAGATCCAGCTGGGGGAGGAGCTGCTGGCTCAGG GAGACTATGAGAAAGGTGTTGACCACCTGACCAACGCCATCGCCGTGTGCGGTCAGCCTCAGCAGCTGCTCCAGGTGCTGCAGCAGACTCTGCCTCCGCCCGTCTTCCAGATGCTGCTCACCAAGCTGCCCAGCATCAGCCAG CGTATTGTGAGTGCACAGAGTCTGAGCGAGGACGATATAGAATGA
- the LOC129095332 gene encoding mitochondrial import receptor subunit TOM20 homolog has translation MSAGRRRKQKAVKERAGMAKLPDLKDAEAVQKFFLEEIQLGEELLAQGDYEKGVDHLTNAIAVCGQPQQLLQVLQQTLPPPVFQMLLTKLPSISQRIVSAQSLSEDDIE, from the exons ATGTCAGCTGGCA GGCGGAGAAAGCAGAAGGCAGTCAAAGAGAGGGCAGGCATGGCAAAG CTCCCCGACCTGAAGGACGCTGAGGCGGTGCAGAAGTTCTTCCTGGAGGAGATCCAGCTGGGGGAGGAGCTGCTGGCTCAGG GAGACTATGAGAAAGGTGTTGACCACCTGACCAACGCCATCGCCGTGTGCGGTCAGCCTCAGCAGCTGCTCCAGGTGCTGCAGCAGACTCTGCCTCCGCCCGTCTTCCAGATGCTGCTCACCAAGCTGCCCAGCATCAGCCAG CGTATTGTGAGTGCACAGAGTCTGAGCGAGGACGATATAGAATGA
- the LOC129096292 gene encoding LOW QUALITY PROTEIN: E3 ubiquitin-protein ligase TRIM39-like (The sequence of the model RefSeq protein was modified relative to this genomic sequence to represent the inferred CDS: inserted 4 bases in 3 codons; deleted 2 bases in 1 codon), whose translation MAAANYLPGEDQFLCSICLDVFTDPVTTSCGHNFCKHCINEHWNTSDQNQCPMCKKVFISRPELHVNTFISEMVVQFRQSAQQKTSSSSSEQQESKPGEVPCDVCTGTKLKALKSCLVCLVSYCETHLEPHLTMTGLKRHQLIDPVENLEARMCTKHDKPLELFCKTDQTCVCMLCPVLDHKTHEFVPLKEEYEGKKVELEKTEAEIQQMIQKRRLKIQEIKHSVDLSEEDAERKIAEGVQVFTALKESVERSQANLINTIKAKHKRKENQAEAFIRELEQEISELMKKSNEVKQLAHTEDHLHLLQSVQTLDIHHPPPSKDWTKVSIRSSYEPTVVNAVSQLEETLSKKIKTLVEAELKRVQKYEVDVTFDPDTAHPQLILSDDGKQVRCGKVQQHLPDNPQRFSLHACVLGKQNISSEKLYYEVQVXRKSEWDLGVARESNNRKENKLISPQYGYWIICXRNGNEYNAFAGPPVXVSLKSRPQKVGVFVDYEEGLVSFYDVDAAALIYSFTDCSFTEKLYPFFGPSLYYGGKNSAPLIITPVVVN comes from the exons ATGGCTGCTGCAAACTATCTGCCAGGtgaagatcagtttctgtgctccatctgtctggatgtgttcactgatccGGTCACCACatcatgtggacacaacttctgcaaACACTGCATCAATGAACACTGGAATACTAGTGACCAGAACCAGTGTCCAATGTGTAAAAAGGTTTTCATCTCAAGACCTGAGCTGCACGTCAACACTTTCATCTCTGAGATGGTTGTtcagttcagacagtcagctcaacagaaaaccagcagcagcagctcagagcaacaagagtccaaaccaggagaagttccctgtgacgtctgcactggaaccaaactgaaggccctgaagtcctgcctggtgtgtctggtctcctactgtgagactcacctggagcctcatctGACAATGACAGGCCTGAAGagacatcagctgatcgacCCTGTGGAGAACCTTGAAGCCAGGATGTGTACGAAGCACGATAAACCTCtggagctgttctgtaagaCCGACCAGACATGTGTCTGCATGCTTTGTCCCGTTTTAGATCATAAGACACACGagtttgttcctctgaaagaagaatatgaaggaaagaaggtCGAACTGGAGAAAACAGAGGCTGAAATTCagcagatgatccagaagagacgactgaagattcaggagatcaaacactcagtggacctcagtgaggaagatgcAGAAAGAAAGATAGCAGAAGGTGTTCAGGTCTTCACTGCTCTGAAGGAGTCTGTTGAGAGAAGCCAGGCCAATCTCATCAACACGATCAAAGCgaagcacaaaagaaaagaaaaccaggcCGAAGCTTTCATCAGagagctggaacaggaaatctCTGAGCTGATGAAGAAAAGCAATGAGGTGAAGCAGCTCGCCCACActgaagaccacctccaccttctccagAGTGTACAGACCTTAGACatccaccacccaccacccagCAAGGACTGGACAAAGGTCAGCATCCGTTCATCATATGAGCCGACTGTGGTGAACGCTGTGTCTCAGCTGGAGGAGACACTcagtaaaaagataaagaccCTGGTTGAAGCTGAGCTGAAGAGGGTCCAGAAGTATGAAGTGGATGTGACTTTTGATCCTGATACAGCTCATCCTcaactcatcctgtctgatgatggaaaacaagTACGTTGTGGTAAGGTACAGCAACATCTCCCCGACAATCCACAGAGATTTTCTCTTCATGCCTGTGTTTTAGGAAAACAGAATATCTCTTCAGAAAAATTGTACTACGAGGTTCAAG AAAGAAAGTCTGAATGGGATTTAGGAGTGGCCAGAGAGTCAAATAACAGGAAGGAgaacaaattaatc agccCTCAGTATGGTTACTGGATTATAT TGAGAAATGGAAATGAGTACAACGCTTTTGCTGGCCCTCCAGT AGTCTCTCTCAAGTCTCGGCCTCagaaggtgggggtgtttgtggattatgaggagggtctggtctccttttatgacgtagatgctgcagctcttatctaCTCCTTCACTGACTGCTCCTTCACTGAGAAGCTCTACCCATTCTTCGGTCCCTCTCTTTATTATGGTGGTAAAAACTCTGCACCTCTGATCATCACTCCTGTCGTAGTAAACTAA